In one window of Drosophila innubila isolate TH190305 chromosome 2L unlocalized genomic scaffold, UK_Dinn_1.0 4_B_2L, whole genome shotgun sequence DNA:
- the LOC117782334 gene encoding uncharacterized protein LOC117782334 isoform X2, producing the protein MWAKIICTILVINSYSTFSKGSGIPEQGQNKDSDIKILKADARYLRERVQSFQDLLMDYYHRGAYMEYDIKTLPDYFQSLNEELKKQQMYEDYEESDSKILRAELERLKNDIINMDSNIQKLEAELKQQKKREVDNESLRAEVERLRKLVDGLVNPPNCTEAKSNGINEILLPNFSNQSFKVAYDVETRAT; encoded by the coding sequence ATGTGggcaaaaattatttgtacaaTCCTAGTGataaattcatattcaacTTTCTCTAAAGGAAGTGGTATTCCTGAACAAGGACAGAATAAGGATTCAGacattaaaattcttaaagcggaTGCTAGATATTTGAGAGAAAGGGTGCAATCCTTTCAAGATCTACTGATGGATTATTATCACCGTGGAGCCTATATGGAATATGACATCAAAACCCTTCCAGATTATTTTCAATCTCTAAATGAGGAGCTGAAAAAACAGCAGATGTATGAAGATTATGAGGAGTCGGACAGTAAAATTCTAAGAGCAGAACTGGAAAGACTGAAAAACGATATAATTAATATGGATTCGAATATTCAAAAACTTGAAGCAGAGCTGAAACAACAGAAGAAACGTGAAGTGGACAATGAATCTCTCCGAGCGGAGGTGGAACGGCTGAGAAAGTTGGTGGATGGACTTGTTAACCCACCTAATTGTACAGAGGCCAAGTCAAATGGGATCAACGAAATACTCCTTCCTAACTTTAGCAACCAATCTTTTAAAGTTGCCTACGATGTGGAAACTCGTG
- the LOC117782339 gene encoding uncharacterized protein LOC117782339 — MWAKIICTILVINSYSTFSKGSGIPEQGQNKDSDIEILKADVRYLTERLENYQDVMMNIQNRRDIMKIEIKTLRDNFQSLDSEVEKQQMEKESDIKILRADLERLKNDIINKNSNIQKLEAELKQQKKREVDNESLRAEVERLRKLVDGLVNPPNCTEAKSNGINEILLPNFSNQSFKVAYDVETRAT; from the exons ATGTGggcaaaaattatttgtacaaTCCTAGTGataaattcatattcaacTTTCTCTAAAGGAAGTGGTATTCCTGAACAAGGACAGAATAAGGATTCAGACATTGAAATTCTTAAAGCGGATGTTAGATATTTGACAGAAAGGTTGGAAAACTATCAAGATGTAATGATGAATATTCAAAACCGTAGAGACATTATGAAAATTGAGATCAAAACCCTTCGAGATAATTTTCAATCTCTAGATTCGGAGGTGGAAAAACAGCAGATGGAAAAGGAGTCGGACATTAAAATTCTAAGAGCAGATCTGGAAAGACTGAAAAACGATATAATTAATAAGaattcaaatattcaaaaacttGAAGCAGAGCTGAAACAACAGAAGAAACGTGAAGTGGACAATGAATCTCTCCGAGCGGAGGTGGAACGGCTGAGAAAGTTGGTGGATGGACTTGTTAACCCACCTAATTGTACAGAGGCCAAGTCAAATGGGATCAACGAAATACTCCTTCCTAACTTTAGCAACCAATCTTTTAAAGTTGCCTACGATGTGGAAACTCGTG CCACTTAA
- the LOC117782341 gene encoding ryncolin-1-like, with the protein MDGSEDFYRNWNTYKKGFGDLDGEFFLGLDKIHALTADENQELLVVLEDFDGDERYERYERFAIDDEDNQYALYALGTAKGTAGDSLRRQHGKKFSTFDRDNDTDEGNCAVQYSGAWWYDDCHESHLAGVYNDNTYGKGVNWNLFRGLKYSLKRAIMMIRPRNF; encoded by the exons ATGGATGGAAGTGAAGATTTTTATCGAAACTggaatacatacaaaaaaggATTCGGAGATTTGGATGGAGAGTTCTTTCTCGGTTTGGATAAGATTCATGCGTTAACTGCAGACGAGAATCAGGAATTGCTTGTGGTTCTTGAGGACTTTGATGGAGACGAAAGGTATGAGCGGTATGAGAGATTTGCCATTGACGACGAGGATAACCAATATGCCCTCTATGCTTTGGGCACAGCGAAGGGAACAGCTGGCGATTCACTCAGAAGACAACATGGCAAGAAATTTTCGACATTTGATCGGGATAATGATACTGATGAGGGGAACTGTGCCGTTCAGTACTCTGGTGCCTGGTGGTACGATGATTGTCACGAAAG CCACTTGGCGGGAGTTTACAATGACAACACTTATGGCAAGGGCGTCAACTGGAATCTTTTTCGCGGTCTGAAATACTCTCTTAAAAGAGCAATTATGATGATACGCCCAAGAAATTTCTGA